The proteins below are encoded in one region of Methanosarcina barkeri 3:
- a CDS encoding ABC transporter permease, translating into MRVQAIIKKLCTTLVTALLVALLCFSVMFYSPGNPAEKLLRYKDPTGGLNPKTVEMYAEKLGTNGDFFEQFGDWLAGILKGDFGTSFKTGLPVLHEFTTRAGCTISLMLLSTLLALVVGLSLGILSTLYHNKILDKIIRFFVVFNMSVPSFWLALLLLWIFSIQLHLLPSFGFNGFSSLILPVAVLGLSYSSTIIRMTKSCLMDNLSSAYVVTARAKGLSESSIMIRHVLINIALPIITLCGTNMTSLLGGSVIIENIYGLPGLGNYLIMAIMVKDFPVILGFVFIFALFIMLINLLVDLTYTLIDPRVRMAMNEKQ; encoded by the coding sequence ATGAGAGTTCAGGCGATTATAAAAAAGCTCTGTACAACACTTGTCACAGCTTTGCTTGTCGCATTATTGTGTTTTAGCGTGATGTTCTACTCTCCGGGTAATCCTGCAGAGAAACTATTGCGATATAAAGACCCAACAGGAGGCTTGAACCCGAAAACAGTTGAGATGTATGCGGAAAAGCTGGGTACTAACGGAGATTTTTTTGAACAGTTTGGAGATTGGTTGGCCGGGATTCTGAAAGGCGATTTCGGGACATCATTTAAAACCGGATTACCAGTCCTGCATGAATTTACGACTAGAGCAGGATGTACCATATCGCTGATGTTACTTTCTACGCTTCTCGCGCTTGTCGTAGGATTATCCTTAGGCATTCTGTCAACTCTATATCATAATAAAATTCTAGATAAAATCATTCGTTTTTTTGTTGTGTTCAATATGTCCGTGCCGAGCTTCTGGCTGGCGCTCTTACTCCTATGGATTTTCTCAATTCAACTCCATTTACTGCCCTCATTCGGATTTAATGGATTTTCGAGCCTTATCCTGCCTGTAGCGGTTCTTGGGTTAAGCTATTCAAGTACAATTATCAGAATGACAAAATCATGCCTCATGGATAACCTTTCGAGCGCATACGTTGTTACTGCAAGAGCGAAAGGCTTAAGCGAGAGCTCTATTATGATCAGGCATGTCCTGATAAACATCGCACTTCCTATCATCACCTTATGTGGTACTAACATGACGAGCTTGCTGGGCGGAAGTGTCATTATCGAGAATATATACGGGCTGCCCGGCTTGGGAAACTACCTAATCATGGCAATAATGGTGAAGGATTTTCCGGTTATACTGGGGTTCGTTTTTATATTCGCTTTATTCATTATGCTAATAAACCTCTTGGTGGATCTTACATATACTCTGATCGATCCCAGAGTTAGGATGGCAATGAATGAAAAACAATAA
- a CDS encoding ABC transporter substrate-binding protein translates to MRFKKIAAFVLLAVMFITLMAGCVSKTSTQENTNTSGGVASGKNTLVIGALADFKQGSGKEGQSMVFDLMTQRSESMGVEPGIIESWTTNADLTEYTLKVRQNVKFTDGTPLTADIVKYSLQAWAPYCDGSFMYSLKSMDVVNDTTLDVKFTKSYGNFPTEMTRIYVSLPGSLDDKGNVVKWVGTGPFILDDYQTDQSAAFKTNKDYWNKNKIPSIDGVKWVVIPDENSRIMALQSGQVDVIGVAEHYCALSYAAIAELKKDDKYVVDLNPDSGLIATYVYNYAEGPMTDINLRKAVTYAIDRKTLVDTVMSGLGAESGDFMRRKYDFSPRNEKEYTYDLDAAKAALTAGGYADTNGDGIVEKNGQPVVLRFVVESDETARATAVFVQDCLKKIGIDTKLEALDDSARAEKEKNGNFDIAYTHPWLTTPQRYMSWRGAVNTYDDFGIGFGVSGNFSTYLDEVLSKSSKDDLWNTFDKVWAEEYAFYPGTGLYTTPRVFIHSKDVTGFIFNPNECVIDLSGVKITGSK, encoded by the coding sequence ATGAGATTTAAGAAAATCGCAGCGTTTGTCCTCTTGGCAGTTATGTTTATCACTCTGATGGCAGGCTGCGTCAGCAAGACAAGTACCCAAGAAAACACGAATACATCCGGTGGCGTAGCGTCGGGTAAAAATACGCTTGTTATCGGCGCGCTTGCCGACTTTAAGCAAGGTTCAGGCAAAGAAGGCCAGTCAATGGTGTTTGATTTAATGACACAACGGTCTGAGAGCATGGGCGTCGAACCTGGTATTATTGAGTCGTGGACAACGAACGCGGATCTGACAGAGTACACACTTAAAGTTCGCCAGAATGTCAAATTCACCGACGGCACACCCTTAACTGCCGATATTGTTAAATATTCACTGCAGGCCTGGGCTCCGTATTGTGATGGCAGCTTTATGTATTCTCTGAAATCAATGGACGTTGTTAACGACACTACCCTGGACGTAAAATTTACCAAGAGCTATGGCAACTTTCCGACGGAGATGACCAGAATTTATGTCTCGCTTCCAGGTTCTCTTGATGATAAGGGCAACGTTGTTAAATGGGTGGGAACAGGACCATTCATTCTTGATGATTATCAGACTGATCAAAGCGCGGCATTTAAAACAAACAAAGATTACTGGAACAAGAACAAAATACCTTCAATTGACGGCGTCAAGTGGGTCGTTATTCCTGATGAAAACTCGAGAATCATGGCGCTTCAAAGCGGTCAGGTGGATGTCATCGGCGTTGCTGAGCATTATTGCGCACTTTCCTACGCAGCTATTGCAGAGCTGAAAAAGGATGATAAATATGTTGTTGACTTAAATCCTGATAGCGGCTTGATCGCAACATATGTTTATAACTATGCTGAAGGGCCCATGACGGATATAAACCTCAGAAAAGCCGTTACATATGCAATTGACCGCAAGACTCTTGTCGATACCGTAATGTCCGGTTTGGGAGCTGAAAGCGGCGATTTCATGAGAAGAAAATATGACTTTTCGCCGAGAAACGAAAAGGAATATACTTACGACTTGGACGCAGCAAAGGCTGCACTGACAGCGGGCGGATATGCGGATACAAACGGTGACGGCATTGTCGAAAAGAATGGACAGCCTGTTGTTTTAAGGTTCGTAGTTGAGAGCGATGAAACCGCAAGAGCGACCGCTGTATTTGTTCAAGACTGCCTGAAGAAGATTGGCATAGATACAAAACTTGAAGCACTGGATGATTCAGCCAGAGCAGAAAAAGAAAAAAATGGCAATTTTGATATTGCATACACACATCCGTGGCTTACAACACCTCAAAGATACATGTCCTGGAGAGGCGCGGTCAACACCTATGATGATTTTGGAATCGGTTTTGGCGTTAGCGGCAACTTCTCAACGTATTTAGACGAAGTCTTATCGAAGAGCTCAAAAGACGATCTGTGGAACACTTTTGACAAGGTGTGGGCAGAAGAGTACGCGTTTTATCCTGGAACCGGATTGTACACAACACCAAGGGTGTTTATCCACTCGAAGGATGTGACAGGGTTTATTTTTAACCCAAATGAATGTGTCATTGATTTGTCCGGCGTGAAGATTACGGGATCAAAGTAA
- a CDS encoding ABC transporter permease: MKNNKHIIIALTVLTAILLLFVIVSPYLFSTSYDLDMKNALQAPSSAHLFGSDNLGRDLFGRSFIGLRLSLALAVAIQIICLFVGAIFGSISGYYGGVIDKVYIMIQDVVMSFPSLIASLCLIAMLGPGIHTLIIALSCTGWVTYARLIRSEVVSLKELDYIQGALAIGASSSYVLFRHIFPNVLRPLIPLFTLMIGHTVLAISGLGFLGFGVQPPTAEIGLMIKDGLTYITRAPWMILAPGLLLCLYVWLFNALGDELQEWLNPKKDYLNI, translated from the coding sequence ATGAAAAACAATAAACATATCATTATTGCCCTTACGGTATTAACCGCTATTTTGCTTCTATTTGTCATTGTCTCGCCGTATCTGTTCTCGACTAGTTATGATCTTGATATGAAAAATGCGCTCCAAGCACCAAGTTCTGCGCATTTGTTCGGTAGCGACAATCTTGGCCGTGATTTGTTTGGACGTTCGTTTATCGGTTTGAGGCTTTCTCTGGCGCTAGCGGTCGCCATTCAGATCATTTGCTTATTTGTGGGTGCGATTTTCGGTTCAATTTCTGGTTACTACGGCGGCGTTATCGATAAGGTATATATCATGATTCAAGATGTTGTGATGTCATTTCCAAGCTTAATTGCGTCGTTATGCTTGATCGCCATGCTTGGGCCGGGAATACATACCCTTATTATCGCGTTATCGTGTACAGGTTGGGTGACATATGCCCGCCTGATCCGCAGCGAGGTTGTCAGCCTTAAGGAACTGGACTATATACAGGGTGCACTAGCTATTGGTGCATCAAGCAGTTATGTGCTTTTCAGGCATATCTTTCCGAATGTTCTGCGGCCGCTCATTCCTCTTTTTACTCTTATGATCGGGCATACTGTCCTGGCAATATCAGGGCTTGGTTTTTTGGGTTTTGGCGTACAGCCACCGACCGCGGAAATTGGTCTGATGATCAAGGACGGATTAACCTATATAACACGTGCCCCCTGGATGATCCTGGCCCCAGGATTGCTGCTTTGCTTATACGTATGGCTTTTCAATGCACTCGGAGACGAGCTGCAGGAATGGCTGAATCCCAAGAAAGATTATCTCAACATTTAG
- a CDS encoding ABC transporter ATP-binding protein/permease — MILRLLSVTKGARGSLLAKALIGMLITGTYIVQAFLLAKGVSYAFAELNWRLFIPIILGIALMVVLRAHLLWIREIFGKYAAERVKETLRINLFEHFFHLGPAYMEDGRTGKLQSIFIDGVEALEVFLVDYIPQVLVTAIGLICILPYMASLDPLVGVIVFVSILISVLCPMFWDKLMNKIGHGHWESYGNLNSQFVDAMQGMTTLKAFNASDEKGNELERDANELYNHTMKKLNVSLISSAFVGFATAIGTALSVGIGAFHLSMGMLAMSSLTVILFLSTECFRPINDLNAYWHKSFLGFSAAEKMFEFLDTTITVLDKGNDRLVIPEGIRPSIDFNAVTFSYNDGTRPALKNLNLSIPSGAKIALVGQSGAGKSTVVNLLLRFFDPQTGSIKISKKEIGKYSIQDLRRQITAVFQDTYLFYGTVEDNIRVAKPEASFDEIEACCRNSKAHDFISALPQGYQTIVGERGVRLSGGERQRISIARAMLKDAPILVLDEATSNVDASNESAIQESLDRLARNKTTLVIAHRLSTIIDATEIYVMENEHICEHGTAQELISRDGAFMELMKAQNAGEKMG; from the coding sequence GTGATTCTACGACTGCTGAGCGTTACAAAAGGCGCGAGAGGTTCGCTTCTTGCAAAAGCACTGATAGGCATGCTAATAACAGGGACATATATTGTTCAAGCCTTTTTATTGGCGAAAGGCGTGAGTTATGCTTTTGCTGAGTTAAATTGGCGTCTCTTCATTCCGATAATTCTCGGAATTGCACTTATGGTCGTGCTGAGAGCTCATTTGTTATGGATAAGAGAAATATTTGGGAAATATGCGGCTGAGAGAGTTAAAGAGACCTTGAGAATTAACCTTTTTGAACATTTCTTTCATTTAGGTCCGGCATATATGGAGGACGGCCGCACAGGAAAGCTCCAGTCGATATTCATTGATGGCGTTGAAGCTTTGGAAGTGTTTCTAGTTGACTATATCCCTCAGGTGTTGGTCACTGCCATCGGTCTTATATGCATTCTTCCTTATATGGCAAGCCTGGACCCACTGGTGGGTGTGATTGTTTTCGTATCAATTCTTATATCAGTGCTCTGCCCGATGTTCTGGGACAAACTGATGAACAAAATCGGCCACGGTCATTGGGAATCCTACGGGAACCTCAATTCGCAGTTTGTGGACGCGATGCAAGGAATGACAACACTCAAAGCATTCAATGCGAGTGATGAAAAAGGCAACGAGCTCGAACGAGATGCCAACGAATTGTATAATCACACAATGAAAAAGCTCAATGTGTCGCTGATCAGCTCCGCATTTGTCGGCTTCGCTACTGCGATCGGAACGGCATTGTCAGTCGGAATTGGCGCTTTCCACTTAAGCATGGGTATGCTTGCGATGTCAAGCCTGACTGTTATTCTGTTTTTGTCAACCGAATGCTTCAGACCAATTAACGATTTAAATGCGTATTGGCACAAATCGTTTTTGGGATTTTCGGCTGCTGAGAAAATGTTTGAATTTCTTGACACAACAATAACCGTTCTGGATAAAGGCAACGACAGGCTTGTTATTCCTGAGGGAATAAGACCTTCTATTGATTTTAATGCAGTTACATTCTCCTATAATGACGGAACGAGACCGGCACTCAAAAATCTCAACCTGTCAATTCCGTCGGGAGCGAAAATCGCACTCGTCGGTCAGTCAGGTGCCGGTAAATCTACTGTTGTCAATTTACTGCTCAGGTTTTTCGACCCGCAGACGGGTAGTATCAAAATCAGCAAAAAAGAGATTGGTAAATATTCAATCCAGGATCTTCGCCGTCAAATAACCGCCGTGTTTCAGGACACCTATCTATTTTACGGAACTGTTGAGGATAATATTCGCGTCGCAAAACCGGAGGCCTCCTTTGATGAGATAGAAGCTTGCTGCCGTAATTCAAAAGCCCATGATTTTATATCCGCGCTGCCACAAGGATATCAAACGATCGTCGGAGAAAGAGGCGTCAGGCTGTCTGGAGGCGAACGGCAAAGAATTTCGATAGCAAGAGCGATGCTCAAGGATGCACCGATACTTGTGCTTGATGAAGCAACATCGAATGTGGATGCTTCGAATGAAAGTGCAATACAGGAAAGTCTTGATCGTCTTGCGAGAAATAAAACCACTTTGGTAATTGCTCATCGGCTTTCAACAATAATAGACGCTACTGAAATATATGTGATGGAGAATGAGCATATTTGTGAACACGGGACAGCGCAAGAGCTGATATCCAGGGATGGAGCTTTTATGGAACTCATGAAGGCTCAAAATGCTGGAGAAAAAATGGGGTGA
- the cydC gene encoding thiol reductant ABC exporter subunit CydC gives MLEKKWGENQMKIFIKLLPHLKPVINSIILGIITGIMNQGAAIACSAYGAYLVSLAILGAAPHAILIGIWVLIALVVLRAVMSYAEMWYAHKAAYGILAHLRVKLYRAIEKIAPSYLMNKRTGDLSSTLMSDVETLEWFYAHTYGAAFIAVIVPVIVLAVIAVLIHPYLALVLIPWLFLTITVPFWFQNRAEIDGRKIREGLAEVNSEVVDGIQGIREILSFGYESWYLKKLRNANKCLSAVQRKYGSRQGIETGLLNFFMSAGLLSVTIISVYLIKNGMMGRQWYAVSIILSIYVFTPVVAIGTMARSFGIMQSSTDRVFTVLEMPETVKDMVKVSKPLQNKLSVEFDHVSFRYKEELPLVLKDVSFRVSPGETVALVGHSGSGKSTCANLLLRFWDVTEGCIRVGGQDVRDLKQQDLRDIVSIVPQDVYLFNCSIKDNLLLSKKNATDTEIYEAARKARIHDFIISLPNGYETEVGERGVQLSGGQRQRIAIARALLKNAPILLMDEAVSNLDTKNEEELREALQELSKNRITLVIAHRLSTIMAADKIVVLENGTVAQTGRHEEMILRDSTYSRLIRTQYAKMV, from the coding sequence ATGCTGGAGAAAAAATGGGGTGAAAATCAGATGAAAATATTTATTAAGCTTCTGCCGCATCTGAAACCCGTCATAAACTCCATAATTCTCGGAATCATCACCGGAATTATGAATCAAGGCGCTGCAATCGCGTGTTCGGCTTACGGTGCTTATTTGGTCAGCCTGGCGATATTAGGGGCGGCACCCCATGCAATTTTGATCGGGATTTGGGTGCTCATTGCCTTAGTTGTTCTGCGAGCTGTCATGAGTTACGCTGAAATGTGGTATGCCCATAAAGCTGCCTATGGGATATTGGCTCATTTACGAGTAAAGCTGTACAGGGCTATTGAAAAAATTGCACCAAGTTATTTAATGAATAAACGGACGGGCGACCTTTCATCAACCCTGATGTCTGATGTTGAAACCTTGGAATGGTTTTATGCCCATACATATGGAGCAGCTTTTATTGCCGTGATCGTCCCGGTCATTGTTCTTGCCGTTATTGCAGTCTTAATTCATCCCTATCTTGCGCTTGTATTGATTCCGTGGCTTTTCCTGACCATCACAGTCCCGTTCTGGTTTCAAAACCGAGCGGAAATAGATGGACGTAAAATACGCGAAGGGCTTGCCGAAGTCAATTCGGAAGTAGTTGACGGTATCCAGGGAATTCGGGAAATATTGTCCTTCGGTTATGAATCATGGTACTTGAAAAAGCTCAGAAACGCGAATAAGTGTCTGTCGGCAGTACAGCGTAAATATGGAAGCAGACAGGGAATTGAAACAGGACTTCTTAATTTCTTCATGTCCGCCGGATTGCTGAGTGTCACAATCATCTCGGTATACCTGATAAAGAACGGGATGATGGGTCGACAATGGTATGCCGTATCGATCATTCTATCCATATATGTTTTTACGCCAGTCGTCGCCATCGGTACGATGGCAAGAAGCTTTGGCATTATGCAGTCATCAACTGATCGTGTTTTTACCGTGCTCGAGATGCCGGAAACAGTAAAAGACATGGTAAAGGTAAGCAAACCGTTGCAGAACAAGCTCAGCGTTGAATTCGACCATGTCAGTTTTCGATATAAAGAAGAACTGCCGCTCGTGTTAAAGGATGTTTCTTTTCGTGTGAGTCCCGGAGAGACTGTGGCGCTTGTCGGTCATTCCGGATCTGGAAAGTCCACCTGTGCGAACCTGTTGCTTCGATTCTGGGATGTCACGGAAGGCTGCATACGCGTCGGCGGTCAGGATGTACGTGATCTAAAGCAGCAGGACTTAAGGGACATTGTATCCATTGTGCCGCAGGATGTCTATCTTTTCAACTGCTCTATCAAGGATAACCTTCTGTTGAGCAAGAAAAACGCTACAGACACGGAAATCTATGAAGCGGCGAGAAAAGCCAGAATACATGATTTTATCATAAGCCTTCCGAACGGTTACGAGACGGAAGTTGGTGAACGCGGTGTGCAGCTGTCCGGAGGTCAGAGACAACGTATCGCAATTGCGAGAGCCTTGCTGAAAAATGCGCCAATACTGCTGATGGATGAAGCGGTTTCAAACCTGGACACAAAAAACGAGGAAGAACTCAGAGAAGCTTTACAAGAACTCAGCAAGAACAGGATTACACTTGTTATCGCTCATAGACTTTCAACGATTATGGCTGCGGATAAAATAGTTGTGCTTGAAAACGGAACAGTTGCGCAAACCGGCAGGCATGAAGAGATGATTTTACGTGACAGCACGTACTCGAGGCTTATCCGCACCCAATATGCAAAAATGGTGTAG